A single window of Aphidius gifuensis isolate YNYX2018 linkage group LG1, ASM1490517v1, whole genome shotgun sequence DNA harbors:
- the LOC122859356 gene encoding uncharacterized protein LOC122859356 isoform X1: MTNEKRYIVIILATCISMTMALVTDNNTIMESVVKEKILSRQKRYLTFPEGSNLQLVYCLTIGTFPRPADMVVGMTIALAWQLPSKIDKKITTLLHRQSRSIAFPKIEAFLQSIGLDGKSCVMRALCEAGQRKDTDVGKGTFIQELLHSIFRLRNDGTKFEKQKHKIYDYVHNLKNNNCAEEYPTCQHSIYELDF, from the exons ATGACAAAT gaaaaaagatatattgttattatactTGCCACCTGTATCAGTATGACGATGGCTCTCGTTACTGATAATAATACCATTATGGAAAGTGTTGTGAAGGAAAAAATCTTGTCACGTCAGAAAAGATATTTGACGTTTCCTGAAGGTAGCAATTTACAg ttgGTTTATTGCCTGACCATAGGAACATTTCCAAGACCAGCTGATATGGTTGTTGGAATGACTATTGCTCTTGCTTGGCAACTGCCTagtaaaatagataaaaaaataacaacattgcTTCATCGCCAGAGCCGTAGTATTGCATTTCCAAAGATTGAAGCATTTCTACAGTC GATTGGTCTTGATGGAAAATCCTGTGTCATGAGAGCTCTTTGTGAAGCTGGCCAACGAAAAGACACAGATGTTGGTAAAGGAACATTTATTCAAGAgcttttacattcaatttttag gCTACGTAATGATGGtacaaaatttgaaaaacaaaaacataaaatttatgattatgtacataatttaaaaaataataattgtgctGAAGAATATCCAACTTGTCAACACTCAATTTACGAACTTGACTTTTAA
- the LOC122859356 gene encoding uncharacterized protein LOC122859356 isoform X2 has protein sequence MTMALVTDNNTIMESVVKEKILSRQKRYLTFPEGSNLQLVYCLTIGTFPRPADMVVGMTIALAWQLPSKIDKKITTLLHRQSRSIAFPKIEAFLQSIGLDGKSCVMRALCEAGQRKDTDVGKGTFIQELLHSIFRLRNDGTKFEKQKHKIYDYVHNLKNNNCAEEYPTCQHSIYELDF, from the exons ATGACGATGGCTCTCGTTACTGATAATAATACCATTATGGAAAGTGTTGTGAAGGAAAAAATCTTGTCACGTCAGAAAAGATATTTGACGTTTCCTGAAGGTAGCAATTTACAg ttgGTTTATTGCCTGACCATAGGAACATTTCCAAGACCAGCTGATATGGTTGTTGGAATGACTATTGCTCTTGCTTGGCAACTGCCTagtaaaatagataaaaaaataacaacattgcTTCATCGCCAGAGCCGTAGTATTGCATTTCCAAAGATTGAAGCATTTCTACAGTC GATTGGTCTTGATGGAAAATCCTGTGTCATGAGAGCTCTTTGTGAAGCTGGCCAACGAAAAGACACAGATGTTGGTAAAGGAACATTTATTCAAGAgcttttacattcaatttttag gCTACGTAATGATGGtacaaaatttgaaaaacaaaaacataaaatttatgattatgtacataatttaaaaaataataattgtgctGAAGAATATCCAACTTGTCAACACTCAATTTACGAACTTGACTTTTAA